The Chlorocebus sabaeus isolate Y175 chromosome 6, mChlSab1.0.hap1, whole genome shotgun sequence genome has a segment encoding these proteins:
- the MRPS12 gene encoding small ribosomal subunit protein uS12m, with product MSWSGLLRGLNTSLTCGPALVPRLWATCSMATLNQMHRLGPPKRPPRKLGPTEGRPQLKGVVLSTFTRKPKKPNSANRKCCRVRLSTGREAVCFIPGEGHNLQEHHIVLVEGGRTQDLPGVKLKVVRGKYDCGHVQKKK from the exons ATGTCCTGGTCTGGCCTTCTCCGTGGCCTCAACACGTCCCTAACTTGTG gcccagctctggTTCCCCGGCTCTGGGCCACCTGCTCCATGGCTACCCTGAACCAGATGCACCGCCTGGGGCCTCCCAAGCGGCCGCCTCGGAAGCTGGGCCCCACGGAAGGCCGGCCGCAGCTAAAGGGTGTGGTCCTGTCCACCTTCACCCGCAAACCCAAGAAGCCTAACTCAGCCAATCGCAAGTGTTGTCGAGTACGACTCAGCACGGGCCGCGAGGCCGTCTGCTTCATCCCCGGGGAGGGTCACAATCTGCAGGAGCACCACATTGTCCTTGTGGAGGGCGGCCGCACCCAGGACCTGCCAGGCGTCAAGCTCAAGGTTGTGCGTGGCAAGTACGACTGTGGCCACGTGCAGAAGAAGAAGTGA
- the FBXO17 gene encoding F-box only protein 17: MGARLSRRRLPADPSLALDALPPELLVQVLSHVPPSALVTRCRPVCRAWRDIVDGPTVWLLQLARDRSAEGRALYAVAQRCLPSNEDKEEFPLCALARYCLRAPLRRNLIFNSCGEQGFRGWEVEHGGNGWAIEKNLTPVPGAPSQTCFVTSFEWCSKRQLVDLVMEGVWQELLDSAQIEICVADWWGARENCGCVYQLRVRLLDVYEKEVVKFSASPDPVLQWTERGCRQVSHVFTNFGKGIRYVSFEQYGRDVSSWVGHYGALVTHSSVRVRIRLS, encoded by the exons ATGGGCGCCCGGCTCTCGCGGCGACGGCTGCCGGCGGACCCGTCCCTGGCCCTGGACGCGCTGCCCCCGGAGCTGCTGGTGCAGGTTCTGAGCCACGTGCCTCCAAGCGCCTTGGTCACGCGATGCCGCCCAGTGTGCCGCGCCTGGCGCGACATAGTGGACGGGCCCACCGTGTGGCTGCTGCAGCTGGCCCGCGACCGCAGCGCCGAGGGCCGCGCACTCTATGCAGTGGCCCAACGCTGCCTGCCCAGCAACGAAGACAAGGAAGAGTTCCCGCTGTGTGCCCTGGCGCGCTACTGTCTGCGCGCGCCCCTCCGCCGCAACCTCATCTTCAACTCCTGCGGAGAGC AGGGCTtcagaggctgggaggtggagcaCGGCGGGAACGGCTGGGCCATAGAAAAGAACCTAACACCGGTACCCGGAGCGCCTTCACAGACCTGCTTCGTGACCTCTTTCGA ATGGTGCTCCAAGAGGCAGCTTGTGGACCTGGTGATGGAAGGTGTGTGGCAGGAGCTACTGGACAGCGCCCAGATTGAGATCTGTGTGGCTGACTG GTGGGGTGCTCGAGAGAACTGCGGCTGCGTCTACCAGCTCCGGGTCCGCCTTCTGGACGTGTATGAAAAGGAAGTGGTCAAGTTCTCAGCCTCACCTGACCCGGTCCTTCAGTGGACTGAGAGGGGCTGCCGACAG GTCTCCCACGTCTTCACCAACTTTGGCAAGGGCATCCGCTATGTCTCTTTTGAGCAGTACGGGAGAGACGTGAGTTCCTGGGTGGGGCACTACGGTGCCCTTGTGACCCACTCCAGCGTGAGGGTCAGGATCCGTCTGTCCTAG